Genomic DNA from Neisseria lisongii:
ACACTCCATGTATCACTAAATGATACATGGAGTGTATCCTATGCGAATTGAAATCAAAAAATGGGGTAACAGCAAAGCAATCCGCCTACCCAAATCTCTAACCGATTCTTTACCCATGAACCTTGGTGATTATGTTGAGTTTGAGCAAATTGATGATTGTTCCGTCAAACTCAGCATTATTCCGAAAGAAACACACCGCAAACCACGTTTATCCCTTTCCGAACGAATCAACATGACCGATTTGGAACAACTGCAACCCGACCCTGCTTGGGAAAATATGCCGCCTGCCGGAAAAGAGAGTTGGTAATGAGTACCCGTATTTTTGACCGTGGCGACATTATCCGAATCAATCTGAATCCCACCGTCGGTAAGGAAATTCAAGGCAACTACCGCCCTGCTTTGGTGTTAAGCAGCAAAGTATTTCACCGCTTGGGCTTTGCAATGGTTGCGCCAATTACCCAAGGAAACGCCGACCTTGCACGCAATAACGGATTTGCCGTATCGCTACTCGGTACACCTTGTGAAACCCAAGGCATTGTATTGGGTCATCAGGTACGGATTGTTGATTTTAGAGAACGTTCGGCACAAAAAATTGAAACCGCTCCCACTTATATTGTCGAAGAAGTGCAAGATATAGTGGACTCGATTTTGCACGACTGAGCAGCCGACATTCCATATCGTTTTTTCTTTCCGACAGTAGAAACCCGATTTTCAGACGGCCTCAATATGATTATTCCCAAAACAAAAAGGACACAGCCTCAAAAGCTGTGTCCTTTTTGTTTTGTTCAAACTATACCACCACTTCTTCTTTTTTCTTCGGCGGTTTGGAAATGTTTTCCCGATTCAGGCCGAACATTAAGAGCAGCGGGCTGGCAACCAATACCGACGAGTAAATGCCGAATACGATGCCGATGGTCAGTGCCATAGAGAAGCCGTGCAGCGCTGCGCCGCCGAAAATCAGCATGGACAATACCATTGCTTCGGTCGAGCCGTGGGTGATGATGGTACGGCTCATGGTCGATGTAATGGCGTTGTCGATAACCTGCGGTACGCTGTGGCCGCGCATCGATGGTTTGCGGAAGTTTTCCCGGATGCGGTCGAACACCACCACCGATTCGTTTACCGAATAGCCCAATACCGCCAAAATGCCCGCCAATACGGTCAGCGAAAATTCCCATTGGAAGAAGGCGAAGCAACCGAGAATAATCACAATGTCGTGCATATTGGCGATGATGGCGGATACGGCGAAACGCCATTCAAAGCGCATGGAAAGGTAGATGATGATGCCGGCAACCACCACGCCCAAGGCGAGCAGGCCGTTGGTTACCAATTCTTCGCCGACCTGCGGGCCGATAAATTCGACTTGGCGCAGGGTTACGTCAGGCTGCTGCTGTTTCAAGAGATCCATCACCTGATTCGACAGCTGCGCCGAGCTGATGCCTTCTTTATTCGGCAAGCGGATCATGATGTGTTTGTTGGAACCCAGTGCCTGAACCTGCACATCGCCGATCTTCAGCGTGTCCAGTTTTTCACGGGTTTTATTGACATCCGTCCCCTGTTGGTACTGCACCTCCATCACCGTACCGCCGGTGAATTCTACCGAGAAATTCAGGCCTTTGGTAACGAGGAAAAAGACGGCGGCGATAAAGGTAACCAACGAAATAAAAGTCGTCAGTTTGCCGTAGCTCATAAACGGAATATCCCGTTTGATTCTGAATAATTCCATGTTTTACTCCTTATCCGCCGCAGCGGTTTCGGCTTTCGGCCGCCATACCGCACCGATGGAAATGTTTTGCAGCTTGCGGCGGCGGCCGTACCACAGGTTCACCAATGCACGGGACACGACAACCGATGAATACATCGAAGTCAAAATACCCAAGCAATGCACCACGGCAAAGCCCCGCACCGGGCCTGAACCAAACACCAGCAAGGCGATACCGGCAATCAGCGAAGTCAGGTTGGAATCGACAATCGTTGCCCATGCGTGTTGGTAACCGAGGTTGATCGCCTGTTGCGGCGGCACACCGGCACGCAATTCTTCACGGATACGCTCGTTAATCAATACGTTGGAGTCGATGGCCATACCCAGCGTCAGCGCCAGCGCCGCAATGCCCGGCAAGGTCATGGTCGCCTGCAACGCCGACAGAATCGCCACCAGAAACAGAATATTGGTGGTCAGGGCGATAGTAGAAAACAGACCGATCAGGCGGTAGTAAACCACCATAAACAGCGCCACTACGACAAAACCCCACAGCGTGGAATGAAAGCCTTTTTCGATGTTTTCTTTACCCAAAGACGGGCCGATGGTGCGTTCTTCGACAATATTCATCGGCGCTGCCAGCGAACCGGCACGCAGCAGCAGTGCCGTATCTCTGGCTTCCGCCTGATTCATGCTGCCGGAAATCTGCACCCGTCCGCCGGTAATGGCACTGCGGATTACCGGAGCGGTAACCACTTCGGATTTTCCTTGATCAATCAATACCATGGCCATGCGTTTGCCGACATTTTGGGTGGTCAGTTCGCCGAAAATGCTGCCGCCGGCACTGTCCAGATTAATATCGACCGCCGGTGCGCCTTTGTCGTCAAAACCCGGTTGGGCATCGTTGATGTTGTCGCCGGTCAGCTCGACCTGTTTATTCACCAACGTGGCGCTGCGGTGTTCGCCGGCACTGTACAGCAATTCGTAACCGCTCGGCACATTGCCGTTCAAAGCCGCTTCGACTTTGCTCGGATCGTCTTCCACCATGCGCACTTCCAACGTAGCGGTGCGACCGATGATGTCTTTGGCCTTGGCGGTATCCTGTACGCCCGGAAGCTGAACCACAATGCGGTCTGCACCCGACTGCTGAATCACCGGCTCGGCAACGCCCAATTCATTGACACGGTTGTGCAGCGTGGAAATATTCTGTTTCACGGCATCGGTACGTACTTTGTTTACGGCATCTTCCGACAGCGTCAGCACAATATGGCTACCCTCGCCGTTAATCGTGGCTTCGGGGAAATGTTTGCGCAACACCGGCAAGGCTTTGCCGACATCGGCTTCGTCTAAAAACGGCACATTCAAAGCGTTGTCGGTTTGGCGGATGGCACCGATACGGATTTTCTGGCGGCGCAACTCCCGACGGATGTCGCCCGCATAGCGTTCAAACGTTTTCTGCATTGCCGCTTTCATGTCCACCTGCATGGTGAAATGCACACCGCCGCGCAAGTCCAAGCCCAAAAACATCGGGTTGGCTTTAATGCGGGTCATCCATTCCGGACTGTCCGCCAGCAGGTTTAAGGCGGTAATGTAGCCTTCACCCAAAGTGTTTTCAATCACATCACGGGCTTTGAGCTGGGTTTCAGTATCTTTAAAGCGGACTTTCAGCGAATTGTCGGCGATAAACATGCCGTCGGTTGCGATGTGTGCCGACTGCAGGGCGGATGCCACTTTGTTCTGCGTCTGCTCGTTGATGGTAATCGACTGGCGGTTGGTCGAAACCTGCACCGCCGGCGTTTCACCGAAAAGGTTGGGTAGGGAATACACCACCGCCAGCACAATCGTCAGTGCAATCAGCAGGTATTTCCATAAGGGATAACGGTTCATAATCTTTTTCCGTTTCAGATTCAGTCAAACAGTCGGCATACCCGATTTTCAGACGGCCTCAAACTGTGCGGCACGCCGTATCTGACTTTAACCAAGACAAACAGCCGCACTCTTGCAGACAGAGGCGGCTTATTTCCCGCTTGCGGGCTTATTCCACTTTGCTGGCGATGGCGTTGCGTTCTACTTCTACACGCACGTTGTTGCCGATTTCAACGGTGAAAAACTGTTCGCCGACTTGGGTGATTTTGCCTTTGAAACCCGCAGCCAACAACACCTTGTCGCCCGCTTTCAAATCTGCCAGCATGGCTTGGTGCGCTTTGAATTTCTTTTGTTGGGGACGCATAATCAGGAAGTAAAACACCAGCAAAATCAAAACCAGCGGTGCAAATTGGGTCAGCATATTCTGTTCCATCGTTTTTCCATTCTTTCAAGTAGTAAATTTCAGAAAATCGGGCTGCGCCGGAAATATTGCAGCAATTTCCGGTTGGTTCAGCCCAAAAATTAGGTTATTCTAAAGGTCGGGCGGAAATTTTCCAAGTATTTCCGCATTTATTAACCATAATTAGCAGTCAGGCCGTCTGAAAACGGCACTTCAGAGCCGCCTCCGTGTTCCCGTTCATGAAGAAAACCATTCAGCGTTTACGCACTTTCCTGCGCCGCCTTTTCGGCCGGCACGCCCGCATGGCTTGGGTTTCGCACCCCATTTTCATGCAGCACAGCCCCGGCAAAGACCACCCCGATTCGCCGCAGCGGATTGCCGCCATTCAGACGGCGCTGAAAGAACAGAAAATCTGGCCGTATCTGCAAAACATCGAAGCAGTCGAAGTTCAAGACAAACAGTTGGCGCTGGTACACCCCCGCAATTATCTGAGCCGACTCGAAGCCAACCAGCCGCAGGAAGGCAAAATCTACCGCATTGACGATGATACGGTGATGAGCCACCAATCGCTTTCGGCGGCACGTTTTGCCGCCGGAGCCGTGGTGCAGGCGGTGAATCTGGTGATTGCCAAAAAAGCCCACCACGCCTTTTGCGCCGTGCGTCCGCCCGGCCACCATGCCCACAGCAGCAAATCGGGCGGCTTTTGTCTGATCAACAACATCGCCGTCGGTGCCATGCACGCCATCGCCGAATACCGTCTGAAACGGGTTGCCGTGGTCGATTTCGATGTCCACCACGGCGACGGCACCACCGAGATTTTCAAAGACGACCCCCGTATCCTGTTTCTCAACACTTTTGAAACCGATTTGTTCCCGTTTCCCGAAGGCAATATCGAGCGGGGAACCAATCCGAACATGCTGCACACGCCGCTGCTGCGCGGCACCGGAAGCCGCCGTTTCCGCAAAATCATCCGCACCCAATGGCTGCCGGCGCTCAAACGCTTCCAGCCCGAACTGGTTTTGATTTCCGCTGGTTTCGATGCCCACCGCCAAGACGAAACAGGCCGTCTGAATCTGCATGAAGCCGATTATGCGTGGCTGACGCACAAAATTATTCAGGCTGCTTCGGAATGCAGCGGTAAAATCGTTTCGGTATTGGAAGGCGGCTACACGCTCGAACCCTTGGCAAAATCCGCCGCCGCCCATATCGGCGTATTGGCGGGTCTGCCCAAAGCACAATATGCCACAGCCTACGACCAATATCTCAACGCTTCGCGCAAACGGTTTCCCAAACTGTTCCGCTAAACAGCAGCATCAGGCCGTCTGAAAATAGGCCGTCTGAAAATCCGAATACGAAAAATATAGGGCAACATAAAAAAAATCCAAAGCCATTTATAATATTAATGAATATATAGTGAATATACTGAATAATTCATACGTTTTTTAAACAGGGCGTAGGTTGGGTCTAGACCCAACACAATTGGAAACACCTTGAAACATAAGATTTTGTTGGGTTACGCTCGTACCTCGCTAACCACAACCTACGCCTGCTTTTGTATAGAAAATTCGGTGTTTCACCTATAGTGAAATAACCCTATAAACGATAAAAATTTCTACACAAGGAGAACAACATGAACAGGCAAACCCTCGGTATGCTGCAGATTATTGCCGCTGCCGTCTGCTGGGGCGCACTCGGCTTTTTCGGCACGATGTTAAACCGTGCCGGTTTCGACGGCATTCAGATTGCCATGCTCAGAATCTTGATTGCCGCCCTGATTCTGCTGGCGGCGTTTCCCTATTTCCGGCCGCTGCTGCGTTCCATCAACCGCCGACAAGTGCCGGTATTGGTGGCGCAATCCTTAATCGGCGTATTGGGCATGAGCCTGCTTTATTTTATTGCCATCACCCGTGTCGGCTCGGCGCTGGCGGTCGCCCTGCTCTACACATCGCCCGCATGGAGTCTGCTGTTCAGCCGCATTTTGCTGGGCGAAGCCATCACCCCCAAAGCCGCCCTGCTCACAGCGGTGGCCGTCAGCGGCGTGGCGCTGACGATGAGCGGCGGTATCCGTTTGGATTTATTGGGCATTATCATCGGCTTGGGTTCGGGCATCTGCTACGCTTTATACGGCGTACTCGGTAAAGCCGCCATGAGCGGCGTGCAGCCGATGGCGGTCTTGTTTACTTCGATTGTGGTTTCGGGCTTGGTGCTGCTGCCCTTCCCCGCCACACATCAGACATTCCGACAACTG
This window encodes:
- a CDS encoding AbrB/MazE/SpoVT family DNA-binding domain-containing protein, whose amino-acid sequence is MRIEIKKWGNSKAIRLPKSLTDSLPMNLGDYVEFEQIDDCSVKLSIIPKETHRKPRLSLSERINMTDLEQLQPDPAWENMPPAGKESW
- a CDS encoding type II toxin-antitoxin system PemK/MazF family toxin produces the protein MSTRIFDRGDIIRINLNPTVGKEIQGNYRPALVLSSKVFHRLGFAMVAPITQGNADLARNNGFAVSLLGTPCETQGIVLGHQVRIVDFRERSAQKIETAPTYIVEEVQDIVDSILHD
- the secF gene encoding protein translocase subunit SecF, whose product is MELFRIKRDIPFMSYGKLTTFISLVTFIAAVFFLVTKGLNFSVEFTGGTVMEVQYQQGTDVNKTREKLDTLKIGDVQVQALGSNKHIMIRLPNKEGISSAQLSNQVMDLLKQQQPDVTLRQVEFIGPQVGEELVTNGLLALGVVVAGIIIYLSMRFEWRFAVSAIIANMHDIVIILGCFAFFQWEFSLTVLAGILAVLGYSVNESVVVFDRIRENFRKPSMRGHSVPQVIDNAITSTMSRTIITHGSTEAMVLSMLIFGGAALHGFSMALTIGIVFGIYSSVLVASPLLLMFGLNRENISKPPKKKEEVVV
- the secD gene encoding protein translocase subunit SecD; its protein translation is MNRYPLWKYLLIALTIVLAVVYSLPNLFGETPAVQVSTNRQSITINEQTQNKVASALQSAHIATDGMFIADNSLKVRFKDTETQLKARDVIENTLGEGYITALNLLADSPEWMTRIKANPMFLGLDLRGGVHFTMQVDMKAAMQKTFERYAGDIRRELRRQKIRIGAIRQTDNALNVPFLDEADVGKALPVLRKHFPEATINGEGSHIVLTLSEDAVNKVRTDAVKQNISTLHNRVNELGVAEPVIQQSGADRIVVQLPGVQDTAKAKDIIGRTATLEVRMVEDDPSKVEAALNGNVPSGYELLYSAGEHRSATLVNKQVELTGDNINDAQPGFDDKGAPAVDINLDSAGGSIFGELTTQNVGKRMAMVLIDQGKSEVVTAPVIRSAITGGRVQISGSMNQAEARDTALLLRAGSLAAPMNIVEERTIGPSLGKENIEKGFHSTLWGFVVVALFMVVYYRLIGLFSTIALTTNILFLVAILSALQATMTLPGIAALALTLGMAIDSNVLINERIREELRAGVPPQQAINLGYQHAWATIVDSNLTSLIAGIALLVFGSGPVRGFAVVHCLGILTSMYSSVVVSRALVNLWYGRRRKLQNISIGAVWRPKAETAAADKE
- the yajC gene encoding preprotein translocase subunit YajC; this encodes MLTQFAPLVLILLVFYFLIMRPQQKKFKAHQAMLADLKAGDKVLLAAGFKGKITQVGEQFFTVEIGNNVRVEVERNAIASKVE
- a CDS encoding histone deacetylase family protein is translated as MKKTIQRLRTFLRRLFGRHARMAWVSHPIFMQHSPGKDHPDSPQRIAAIQTALKEQKIWPYLQNIEAVEVQDKQLALVHPRNYLSRLEANQPQEGKIYRIDDDTVMSHQSLSAARFAAGAVVQAVNLVIAKKAHHAFCAVRPPGHHAHSSKSGGFCLINNIAVGAMHAIAEYRLKRVAVVDFDVHHGDGTTEIFKDDPRILFLNTFETDLFPFPEGNIERGTNPNMLHTPLLRGTGSRRFRKIIRTQWLPALKRFQPELVLISAGFDAHRQDETGRLNLHEADYAWLTHKIIQAASECSGKIVSVLEGGYTLEPLAKSAAAHIGVLAGLPKAQYATAYDQYLNASRKRFPKLFR
- a CDS encoding DMT family transporter, with the translated sequence MNRQTLGMLQIIAAAVCWGALGFFGTMLNRAGFDGIQIAMLRILIAALILLAAFPYFRPLLRSINRRQVPVLVAQSLIGVLGMSLLYFIAITRVGSALAVALLYTSPAWSLLFSRILLGEAITPKAALLTAVAVSGVALTMSGGIRLDLLGIIIGLGSGICYALYGVLGKAAMSGVQPMAVLFTSIVVSGLVLLPFPATHQTFRQLAAAEPHIWLTAVSLSFIGTLSAFTLFIKGLEKMPAARAAVFTVIEPFTAVLLAATLLGEQLSLPQYLGVLLIIAAAALNAGGRRKPSVAAQGKAV